The Rhodopirellula bahusiensis genome segment ATCCACGTAGCAGTTCAGCGTTTGCTCACTATCCACATGCGATGGACCGAGCAGAGGCATTGGTTTTTTGTCTGGGTGGTTATTCAAGCGACAAGAAACGCCCATTTACTGGACAAGGCGGACCATTGGCGTTGGTTGCCTCGGCCAGCTACCCAGTCACCGCATCGGACACTGATTATCAGTTGTTTCAGTTCAATTCAGATCGCGACAACGCTTTCTTTGATTTTGCGTCAGCTCGAAACAGCGTCCTGGTTGTCGATGGCAGTGGGGCATTCAATCCGCTGGGTCTGGCCGCTCCATATGCCTATTCCGACGATGAGAGCGTGGCAAATGCTTTGGGGTTTGCTCAATTGCCGGATCCCTTTCCCGTCGCGTTTCCTGGCGTGAGTGAGTTGCCGGTCGCCTACTTCTCTGCCGACAACTATCAGTACGCACTTGGTAGTGCCGATCAGGGAGGTTGGGCTTGGCAGCAAGCCGGTTCGAAGCACCTGATGAATGTCTATTCCCCACCGGGTGATTTTCAGGATGTGGGGGCAGCCCAGGTGTTTGTTTCTGCTCAACAAGACACAACGCCTAAGTCTACGCTTGCTGGACTGTCCGTCGTAGCCGCTGGGGCCTACGAGTTTATAGAGCCCAAACGCTTTCAATTGGTCTCAGCGGGAAGGGATAACCATTTCGGTGGGATCTTCGTTCCGCAAGGATCGGATGCGTATGTCAGTGCCCTACCAATGTTCACGACGGGCCAGTTTTACAACCCATTCGGACTCCCGGCTGCAATCAGCGGGACGCCAGCAAACCTGTCGAGTGTGGACAAGTACCAAGACGGCTATGCCTACGAAAAGATGGGTGGGTCTTCGCCGTACACCACTCGGCCAATGCTGGACAATATTACCAATTTCTCGACTTCGACACTCGATTCGGACCTTCCATAGAACCTGTTACCGCATCAGTCATTCGCCACTCGGCAAAGTCTTTTCTTATGTTTTCTAAAACTTCCAATCGCAACGCATTCACCTTGGTTGAGGTGCTGGTGTCATTCGTGATCATCAGTGTCATCAGCGGGATGGTGGCGATCGCTTTGTCCGGAGCCCAGCGACAGGCTCAGGACACACGTGCGAAGGCAATGATCGACCGATTGAATCTTTCGATCTTGCGACTTTACGAAGACGAGTCGCAAAGGCGTGTTGCCATGCCAAGTAATGTTTTGGATGGCGAAGCTGTCAGTCATGCTCAGTTGATTTTTAAACGAGATTGGTTGCGAGCTGTCCTGCCAAACAATAGGGCGGACATGGATGTCGGATCATCTAGAACGGGTGCTCCAGGTGTGGCTCCGATTGCTTATCGAACCAACGCAGCGGAGCCTCCGGTGACCCCGGGGATTGCACCAGAAAATTCGCGAGCCTTGGCGTCTCAAAGATATCGTCAGCGAGTGATGCGAACATTGAATGTTGGGAGTTGGGCCGCGGCATGGACCGCTTGGACTCCCGAGCATGAAAGCGCTGAATGTCTGTATCAAATCTTTGCGTCATCAACGCTCGATGGAGAGCCATTGTTGAAGCAATTGAGGACCCGAGATATCGCAGACACAGATGAAGACGGAATGCCGGAAATTGTCGACTCGTGGGGTGTCCCGCTTCTTTGGATGCGTTGGCCTACTGGTTTCTACCTGAAAAATCGTTGGGTCGTTGATGAGTCAGATTCTGCGTCTTGGCCAACTGTTGGCGAACTTGCTGCGATCATTCGCAATCGCGGAGACGATCCATTGGATTTACTCCGAATGGACCCGCGTTACCGATCGGAGTACGACTACGATTTGGCGTCGACGACAAATGATTTGGTCGATCCGACAACTAATAGCAACAGCATCATGGTTGACAAACTCACCTATGCGGTGCGGCCGATGATCGTATCTGCAGGTAGTGATGGTGAGTTCGATCTAGTGACTTCGGGGCCGGGGACTGGCCGTGAAACGGTTGGGGATGATTTCGTTAGCGATCTGCGTGTGGCGGATGCTCGTGACGGTACTCTGCGCCGGTTCGATCGTGCCGTTTTCTTCCCTGATCCATTTTTTACTTTGGATTTGGTCGGTACGGGGGCGGACGCTCCACGGCCGCTCCTTCAGCGTCTTGGTGCAGTATCTGACGTGAATGGCGACCGAACGGACAACTCGGCCGATAACATCTATCCAGTGCTGGGGTTCTAGTCATGTTCGTTGCAAAGATGAAAAGAACACTACTTCGGTCTGGTTTTACGCTAGTCGAGCTGATGATCGCTCTTGCGATCATAACCTTGCTGACCAGCATCGCACTGCCCACCGTCAAGAATACGCTGCGTGAACAGCAGGTGTCGCGTTCCGCAACGTTGTTCCAGTCGGTAATTGAAGAAGCCCGAGCTCGCTCCATTGCCACGGGCGGTGGCGGTGGGATCATCATTGATCGAATTGGCGGAAGGGGACCACTGGGTCGAAGTCAAGCGATTCGCATGCGTTTTGCGACGACTCCGGCTCCCTATTCCGGTGAAGGTTTGGGAGATCGTGGTTTGATCTCCGTCGGATTCAATCCTGCGGGGGTCACGTTGGATACGTTGACCATGTTGGTGCCTGGTGAAGCATCTCAACTATTGCGATCTGCTCGTGATATCGATGCAAATCCGAATAAACGTACTTTGATCAATCCGGGCGACATTATTCAGCTCGGTGACAACGGGATGCCCGCAGAAATCACCGGGATTGGACTTACCGCAACGAGCGATGTCATGCTTGCATTGCAAAGGATTGAGCCCAACTCGAACTTCCGCCGGTTCCATAATCAACAAGTTCAGTACCGCATCTTGCGTTCGCCAACTCCGGCAATCGCGATGCCCACTGAATTGTCTCAGGGCGCGGCGATTGACCTAACGAGTTCTGGGATCGGGCGTTATGGGAACGAGTTTTCACCGATGGAGATTGAGGGGAACTATATCGACACGACTGCCCTGCCTTTTGTCGTTGCCGCGAATCGATCTCAAGTCGTTGACTATGGCTCCATTTGGATCTTGTTCGGTGCGAGAGGCGAGGTGAGTCGAGTTTTGTCTTCTCAAAGGGTGGGCGGTGCTTTGCAACTGCAGGAACTGCCTGTTTTGGGTGATATACATTTCTTGGTCAGCCGCTCCGGTGAGCTGAAGGTGGAACCGAATGACCAACTTGAGGATACGGACGGCTCACCATTTGCGGATGATGCCGATGATGGGACGACACCACTTCTCAACAACGAAAGCATCTGGGTGACAATCAAGTCACGCAATGGCGAGGTGGTGTCGTCGTCATGGACCA includes the following:
- a CDS encoding type II secretion system protein, with the protein product MFSKTSNRNAFTLVEVLVSFVIISVISGMVAIALSGAQRQAQDTRAKAMIDRLNLSILRLYEDESQRRVAMPSNVLDGEAVSHAQLIFKRDWLRAVLPNNRADMDVGSSRTGAPGVAPIAYRTNAAEPPVTPGIAPENSRALASQRYRQRVMRTLNVGSWAAAWTAWTPEHESAECLYQIFASSTLDGEPLLKQLRTRDIADTDEDGMPEIVDSWGVPLLWMRWPTGFYLKNRWVVDESDSASWPTVGELAAIIRNRGDDPLDLLRMDPRYRSEYDYDLASTTNDLVDPTTNSNSIMVDKLTYAVRPMIVSAGSDGEFDLVTSGPGTGRETVGDDFVSDLRVADARDGTLRRFDRAVFFPDPFFTLDLVGTGADAPRPLLQRLGAVSDVNGDRTDNSADNIYPVLGF
- a CDS encoding type II secretion system protein; the protein is MNARTNLQQHARVAPTTRSAFTLVEMLVVIGIIGILSAILIPAITGAIGTARDTAIRMEIDVMDQALAAYNLKYGDYPPDFYQWKDVERHFRKAFPDINDTELRILAQFTHVNDSLARCGGSGVADPRSSSAFAHYPHAMDRAEALVFCLGGYSSDKKRPFTGQGGPLALVASASYPVTASDTDYQLFQFNSDRDNAFFDFASARNSVLVVDGSGAFNPLGLAAPYAYSDDESVANALGFAQLPDPFPVAFPGVSELPVAYFSADNYQYALGSADQGGWAWQQAGSKHLMNVYSPPGDFQDVGAAQVFVSAQQDTTPKSTLAGLSVVAAGAYEFIEPKRFQLVSAGRDNHFGGIFVPQGSDAYVSALPMFTTGQFYNPFGLPAAISGTPANLSSVDKYQDGYAYEKMGGSSPYTTRPMLDNITNFSTSTLDSDLP
- a CDS encoding pilus assembly FimT family protein, which translates into the protein MKRTLLRSGFTLVELMIALAIITLLTSIALPTVKNTLREQQVSRSATLFQSVIEEARARSIATGGGGGIIIDRIGGRGPLGRSQAIRMRFATTPAPYSGEGLGDRGLISVGFNPAGVTLDTLTMLVPGEASQLLRSARDIDANPNKRTLINPGDIIQLGDNGMPAEITGIGLTATSDVMLALQRIEPNSNFRRFHNQQVQYRILRSPTPAIAMPTELSQGAAIDLTSSGIGRYGNEFSPMEIEGNYIDTTALPFVVAANRSQVVDYGSIWILFGARGEVSRVLSSQRVGGALQLQELPVLGDIHFLVSRSGELKVEPNDQLEDTDGSPFADDADDGTTPLLNNESIWVTIKSRNGEVVSSSWTNPFVNQGQMIPPGPPTDNVYQSSRIRSVIGAARTAAVEARDLGSN